The Jaculus jaculus isolate mJacJac1 chromosome 3, mJacJac1.mat.Y.cur, whole genome shotgun sequence genome includes the window ggagagagaaagagagcacaaatatgggcacaccaggacctcttgtcaccgcaattgaactccagacttatacCCTGTTTTGtgaaactggctttatgtgggtacccatgctgtcaggctttgcaatcaagtgcctttaactgctgagccatctattgaGACACCCTTTGGTATAATTCTTTATAAAATCTTTCTGATTACAGTATGGGTCGTACAATGTCCCTTAGTATCATGGTAGCATGACATAGGTTGGCCATTAGTAGGAATTGCCAAACAATTCCTTAAGTTTTTGGGAAAAGCTATGGTTTTAAGCATGAACTGGCCTCTAATATCaccattttttctgtctccacAGATTCTCTTCTAAAGAATGGTTTTAGCTAATGGTTCTTTGGTGACTGAATTCATTCTCTTGGGATTAACAGAACAGCCTGACCTCCAAATTCCCTTGTTATTACTCTTTCTAGTAATATACATGATAACTGCATTGGGGAATTTAGCTTTGATTACTTTAATTTTGTTGAACTCACACCTTCACACACCcatgtacttctttctctttaattTGTCCTGCATAGACTTCTGTTATGCTTCTGTGATTATGCCCAAAATGCTGATGAACTTCACACTAGAGAAGAATATCATCTCCTACATGGGATGCATGACACAGctatacttattttgtttttttgtcatttCTGAATGCTATGTGCTGACATCAATGGCCTATGATCGCTATGTGGCTATTCGCAATCCACTCTTGTATAACATTGCCTTGTCCCCTAAGGTGTGCTCTTATCTTATTCTTGGTTCATACTTGATGGGATTTTCTGGTGCTATGATACACACTGGATGCATCCTGAGACTGACCTTCTGTGATGGAAACACCATCAACCACTATTTCTGTGATGTCCTCCCTTTGATGAAGCTCTCCTGCAGCAGTACCTATGCCAATGAGATTGAACTTTTCATTGTAACAGGAAAAGACATCACTGTCCCCACTATCATCATCTTTACTTCCTATGGTTTCATCGTCTCCAGCATCCTCAAAATCAGGTCAGCTGAGGGCAGGTCCAAAGCCTTCAGCACCTGCAGCTCCCACATCTTTGCTGTTTCTCTGTTCTTTGGATCAGGAGCCTTTATGTATCTCAAACCCTCATCAGTGGGATCCATGGATGGGGGAAAATTCTTTTCCATCTTTTACACCATTTTGATTCCCATGATGAATCCCTTAATTTATAGCTTGAGGAACAAAGATGTTAAAGTTGCCCTGAGAAAAACCCTAAGGAATAGAATTTTTTGAATAGAAACTGAATTTCCTAGTGACTATAGGCATAATATAAAAGAACTTTCTACATTTAGAATAATTTTGTTAGTAATGCTAGAATGACAGCATGCCATTAGGCATAAAAGTTCTTGTCATTTGACATAAAATATTTACCTAACATTCTATCTGTGACCATGTCTTTCAATACTCACCTAGGCAAGACTATTTCATTTtcaagtgcccatgtaaaatagACACAAATATTTCCGAAGAGAATACTGAATAGGACCCACATGCAGGTATAAATATTGTGTATTAAACATTGTTTTAATTGGATGTCTGacatttactatatatatatttatatatatataaaatacttatatattatatatacacatatatatagatagatatgtatatgtatatgtgtatatatatacatatacatatacatatacatatatatatgtgtgtgtgtatatatatatgaaaaaccaACACTTTTCATTGTTAAGATATATTTGGTATATTAACTGAACAATGAAACTGAGCTAGGTTGAGAGTTTATGTGACACATGGACTCTTAAAGGAGAAATTTAACATAAAGTTTTAATTTCTTGATTTTGATTCCAAACCTATTTTCCTTTTCACTATAGCTTCTGCTTCCTTTGTACTATTGGTTTATTTCAGTAAAGTACAATATGAGGTAGCATTTCCACTTTGtgattttactattattttttgtttcaaaatCAGCTCAGGGGTTTGTTGTGTCAGTCTTTGTCCAGGAAAACATTTTATGGTCTTTGTGTTGGGAACAAAGATAACTGATTTTGTAAGTATAGTTGGTTCAAGTTGGAATCTGTCTCCTTTTAGAAACGATCATCTAAAATGCTTCAAAAGACTTTTAGATTAGAAAATAGGATCTTAGAAGAGAATAGAATTTAAATGCCACAAGTGAAGGAGATATATAGACAAGAAATAGCAGATCTCTATGTGGAAAACGATCAATTAAAAGTAAACTGTAATTTGCTTTGACTTTGCATCACTCGGTAAAACTTGAATTGCTTTAATTTCCCTCCTCTGGTCATAAAGTTGAGGTGAAGCCTATTGTCCATGATTTATATAGGTGACCAGGGTttccaaaagagaaaattacaactTTGTGAATATATTCAGGGGGAATTATAAGTGAGGGAACAACTTCAGTACATGAAATAACAATGGTTTAAGATGTATGAACTtgtaaaataagaagaaaatggaTCCTTTTACATTCCTTCTGAAGTTGTTCAAGCAATATGTAGACTACAAAGTTTCTCtaggagaaatggctttgcagttaaactgcttgcctgcaaagccaaaagacacaggttcaattccccaggacccacgttaagccagatgcacaaggtggcacatatgtctggagttcatttgaagtgggtggaggccctggtgtgcctattctctctctctttctccccacctttatcataaaaactaaatttaaaaatactctcTGGAAATGATATTATCTTGTATCATATAATTTTATAGAAATTTTAAGTTCAGAGAGCAAAAAGGATTAGATTCAATTACTGTTATTGATTGTTTTCATTGCCATTCTCATATGGACTAAAAGTCACTAAAATATTCCTTGAGTTGGGATTGTAATGagaatatgaaaaaaatctataaagcTTAATAAACTAAATTGTGGTAATGACTTTCTGGGTGGAGAATGATCATTAATTTTTCTTATGAGAAAATAGGCAAAAATGACTGTGCTGAGAATTTTTTATATGATGCAATGCCACAATTCAAAGACTTTCTAGGATAACTTCAATAATATAAacttttataatataaaatataaaatatttttcaattctcCATTGAGTATTAGAGTTTGAAAAATTGAACCTAAGTGTTTGAGTGTCTCAATTACCTGAGTTTGGATATATAACATGGCTTAATATACTGATGTTTGAAAGGACCATTTGGTCTTTTTCATTGACTCCAATATCAACACACTTgaattttttaatgaatgaatatatgtatgtatatacatatgtatgcacaggccagaggttgatgtaggATATCTCTCACTGTACCTAGAACTAGACTAGTAAACCAGTGAACCCTAGTGATTCCTTATTTCCACCtccctctctagtgctggaattatactATGTGGGCTTTTTATGTGCATTCTGGGAGCTcatctcaggtcttcatgcttgcctagcaagaaTTTTACCAACCGATCCATCTCCTAGCAcgttattttatataaaaagttGAAATGGgtggtatttttttctgtttccgaTAACATCTTTGGGTAAAGttagtttttcctttttgaatAAAAATAGTAAAGTAATATCTCTAGTAGTTGGAATCCTTTATAAACATTGCAGGGGTACCATATCTAATGTATTTTATTACTATTCAAAGTACCCAAAGTAGTTAAAGTGGATCACTGATCTCTCATTTTAAAACCTCcaaaaaataagttatatatattatatatatatatatatgtatgtatatatatatatatatataatttatttatttatttatttatttgagagcgacaaacacagagagaaagacagatagagggggagagggagaatgggcgcgccagggcttccagcctctgcaaacgaactccagacgcgtgcgcccccttgtgcatttggctaacgtaggacctgaggaacagagcctcaaaccggggtccttaggcttcacaggcaagtgcttaaccgctacatcatctctccagccctatatatatattttttaacttttcaaaaatatttattttgttaaatcttattttattttatttttcttaattttttaaaacattttccatgattataaaaaatatcccatggtgataccctccctccccccactttcctctttgaaattccattctccttcatatcacctccccatctcaataagtctttcttttattttgatgtagtgatctttccctcctcttatgatggtcttgtgtaggtagtgccaggcactatgaggtcatggatatccaggccattttatgtctggagggagcacttgtaaggagtccaactcttcctttggctcttacattctttccaccacatcttctgcattaggccctgaaccttggaagatgtaattgagatgttactcagtattctagtcacttctttccagcaccatgatactttctaagtcattccaaggtcactgccatcagaaaagagaagattctctacccaaagtgacagtagcattaatggaatggtatgaatattaaaagaagtgtttactgagcagtttgataagtatagtatatacacttatccagacatcagcagatgctacacctctaggtctcatgactacccatgttttaagttttcagtatcagggatgtattccctccctaggagtgggcctccagtccaattagagggcagttggtttccaccatgacatatgtgctactattgcacctgtttgctcatttggcctggttggccaattataaggcttgcagtgtccactgttgagtatcttcactggtggtatctctttctcccattgaaatacatgtagaatggcttctttcagctcagcaggatttctcagtggccttgccacccaagtatgtggagtcttcagcaataaggtcttaccattgattcctggtgggaaacgaaGGGCCACGGCAGTGGCCTATGatggcatcaggaacctccctggccaacaactcactggaagatatcctgtccctggcaatgaaaattttctggcaatgatctatggctcctgagtgttccattgtccaaaattggatgattccatatgatttctttatatccttttagaattttattagccttccttccacctttcctttattcaatctcctcacctgaccttactttgggcttttttacccccattaatctattcttctattacatatatacaataccaacatattaagtatcctcctccctttctctttcctttgtacctcttttttagcttactgtcccctgctactgagatttttccttctcacacagaagcccaaacatCTGCAGCTATGATTCACATATGAAGGATAACATGTGACACTTAGCTTTATGGGCCTGGattacctaacttagtataatcttttccagatccatgcatttttctgcaaatttcataacttcacttttctttaccactgagtagaattccattgtataaatgtgccataacttcattatccactcatcagttgagcgacatctaggctagttccatttcccagctattataagttgaccagcaataaacatggttgagcatgtactcctaaggaaatgagatgaatcctttggatatatgcctagaagtgctatagctgggtcatatagtagattaATCTTCAGCTGTTTCACGAgcccccacactgatttccacaatggatggaatAGATTGcatacccaccaacagtgtagaagggtacctctttttccacatcctagccaacatttatgatcatttcttttcatgatggtagccaatctgacaggagtgagatggaatctcaatttagttttaatctgcatttcaccCATGACGAGGGACGTTGaccttttttttagatgcttatatgccatcagtattgcttcctttgagaaatctctatttagctccatagcccattttttgattggcttatttaatttcttatttaactttttgagttctttgtatatcctacatattaatctactatcagatatatagctggcaatgactttttcccattctgtgggttgcctctttgctttcttcacagtgtcctttgcagtgcaaaatctttgtaatttcatgaggtcccagggagtaatctgtggttttattgcctgagcaattagggttgtattcagaaagtctttgccaagaacaatatgttgaaaggtttcccctactttttcctctagcagttttagagtttcaggtctgatgttaaggtctttaatccatttggacttaattcttgtgcatggagagagagaaagatctatttccatccttctacagatacatatccagttttcccaacaccatttgctgaagaggctgtcttttctccaatgaatactttaggcatttttatcaaatatcaggtggctatagctaactggacttacatctgggtcctctattctgttccattgatctgtgtgtctgctttgtgccagtaccatgctgctgatgttactatggctctgtagtacaggttaaaatcaggtatggtgataccaccagccttatttttgttgctcagtattattttagatatttgagggtttttttgtgattccaaatggatgtttggattgttttttctatttccacgaagaatgcctttggaattttgatggggattgcattaaatgtgtagattgcttttggtaagattgccattttcacagtattgattcttccaatccagggacaagggatgtttttccacatcctagtgtcttctgcaatttctcacctgagtgttttaaagttctcattgtagagatcctttacttccttggttaggtttattctaaggtactttttttttttttgatgcaattgtgaatgggaatgattctctgatttcatcctttgtgtgtttgttgttagcatatatgaaggctactgatttctgtgtatttattttgtatcctgctacatggctgtaagtgtttatcagctctaaaagtttgctggtagtGTCTTTATATAGGGTCCttttatatagaatcatgtcatgttcatataatgataatttgatctcttcctttccaatttgtatcccttttatgtgtatctcttgccttattgctatggctaagactaccagtactatattaaataaaagtggggacagtagacacacttgtcttgttcctgattttcgtGGAAAAGCCTACagctttttcccatttagtaatatgttggctgtaggcttgtcataaatagcctttattatattgagatatgttccttctattcccagtctctgaagggcttttatcataaagggatgttggattttgtcaattgctttctctgcatctaatgagatgatcatatgatttttgtttttcagtccatttatataatgaattacatttattgatgtgcgaatgttgaaccacccctgcacctctgggataaagcctacttggtcagggtgaatgatctttctgataaattcttgtattctgtttgccaatattttgatgagaattttggcatctatgttcatgagggagaggtctgtaattttcttgttttgttctctttgcctggttttggtattaggatgatgctggcttcatagaaagagtttggtagaattccttcttttgctattttatggaaaagcttaagaaacaatggtgttagctcttccttgaaagtctggtaaaattcagcagtgaatccatctgggcctgggctttatttagttgggagatttttgataattgttcggatctccatgcttttacaggtctatttaagtgattaatctcatctcgatttaatttagataggccATATagttcaaagaaatcatccatttctttcagattttcatactttgtggagtatatgctcttATAGTATATCtccatgattttttgaatttctctggcatctgttgtaatgttaaacttttcatctctaattttattaatttgtgactcttctctttctcttttggacagatttgctaagggattatcaaacttgtttatcctttcaaagaaccaagtcttcaTTTCATTgtgctttggattttttgtttgtttctatttcattaatttctgccctaatctttattatttcttcccatctgctgattttgggtttgccttgttattctttttctataggccttaaggtgaagcattgggacatttacttgtgacctttctaatttcttaatataggtacctaaagctataaatttacctcttaggactgccttcattgtgtcccagtggttttggtatgttgtattctcattatagtttgactctataaattttttgtattacctcttgatttcttcattgacccattcatcatttactaatgtgttgtttaattttcatgattttgtgtctgctctatagcctttcttgctcctgatttgtagtttgattccattgtgttcagatagaatacaaggaattatttcaattttcctgtatttgttaatatttgctttgtatcctaatatatggtgtattttagagaatggtccatgtgctgctgaagagaatgtatattctgcagcatttggatgaaatgtcctgtagacatctgttaggtccattccttctatgacctcatttagtccagatgcctctctgtttttttttttttttttttcccagtatgacctgtcaattgatgagagtgaggtgttgaagtcacccactaccactgtgtttggtgttatctctgaccttagttctaatagcatttatttgatgTATTTGGTGTCCCTATGTTAGGAGCACAtaggtttaggattgtaatgtcctattGTTggtgggtgcctttaatcaaaataaagtggccttccttatctttcttaactaaagttggactgaagtcttccttgtcagatattaggatagcaacccctgcttgttaactaggtccttttgcttgaaacaccattttccaacgtttaaccctaagatagtgtccattctttgtagaaaggtgggtttcttggaggcaacaaattgaaggatcctgctttttaacacagtcctcaaacctatgtcttttggttggggcattgaggctgttgatattaagagatatattGAAAggttgtattcatttttgccattttttttgtagttttttcagttttacctttgctctcttgtgttaactagtatttgagggctctccccaccccccagttccttatatgtgtgcttttctttttcttcagcatggaggattctttgaagtattttctgtagcactggttttgtcttcaaatagttctTTAgccgtggaatgtccttatttctccatctatttgaatggatagttttgcaggataaagtatccttggttgacagttgttatctttcagaacttgtaatacatcactcccttctggcttttaaagtttgtgc containing:
- the LOC101614459 gene encoding olfactory receptor 145-like; translated protein: MVLANGSLVTEFILLGLTEQPDLQIPLLLLFLVIYMITALGNLALITLILLNSHLHTPMYFFLFNLSCIDFCYASVIMPKMLMNFTLEKNIISYMGCMTQLYLFCFFVISECYVLTSMAYDRYVAIRNPLLYNIALSPKVCSYLILGSYLMGFSGAMIHTGCILRLTFCDGNTINHYFCDVLPLMKLSCSSTYANEIELFIVTGKDITVPTIIIFTSYGFIVSSILKIRSAEGRSKAFSTCSSHIFAVSLFFGSGAFMYLKPSSVGSMDGGKFFSIFYTILIPMMNPLIYSLRNKDVKVALRKTLRNRIF